The following coding sequences lie in one Bacteroidales bacterium genomic window:
- a CDS encoding PAS domain-containing protein, translating into MTTNVHNVISGETKKWFDILYEGVSVVNKKKSIVFWNKGAESITGYTQEEMTGRPCGEDSMNDRDDYAHNLCREGCPLEKALNGQITESKLFPKHKNGNRIPIVAYVVPLKDEEGNIVGAIEIFRDVSAEEKIRNLKEKFKKVIRQYVSETTYKQVIRSINHENYTFTGHNRDLTILFMDIVGFTGLSEKLEPEKVVEMLNAYFSLASLIIQKNHGDIDKFLGDGVMAIFENAEDSIQAAIDMINTGLKKLNHNLQIMELPEINIRVGINSGNLIQGNIGNEERKDWTVVGDVVNTAYRIEESADPGSIRISEYTIERLKNPEKYMFVKEMTPKGKSNPIKVYRPA; encoded by the coding sequence ATGACCACAAATGTACATAACGTGATTTCCGGAGAAACCAAGAAATGGTTTGACATTTTATATGAAGGGGTCTCTGTAGTTAATAAGAAAAAAAGCATTGTCTTTTGGAATAAAGGAGCGGAAAGCATTACAGGTTACACCCAGGAGGAAATGACAGGCAGACCATGCGGAGAGGATTCAATGAATGATAGAGATGATTACGCTCATAATCTATGCAGGGAAGGATGTCCACTCGAAAAAGCTTTGAACGGGCAAATCACAGAATCGAAACTTTTTCCGAAACATAAAAATGGCAATCGCATTCCCATTGTTGCCTATGTGGTTCCATTAAAAGATGAAGAAGGCAATATAGTGGGAGCTATAGAAATATTCCGTGATGTTTCCGCTGAAGAAAAAATCCGGAATCTGAAGGAAAAATTCAAAAAAGTGATCCGACAGTATGTGTCTGAAACCACCTACAAACAGGTTATCAGATCCATCAATCATGAAAATTATACCTTCACCGGCCACAACAGGGACCTTACCATTTTATTTATGGATATTGTAGGTTTTACTGGCTTATCTGAAAAACTGGAACCTGAAAAAGTGGTGGAAATGCTGAATGCCTATTTCTCTCTTGCCTCCCTGATCATTCAAAAAAACCACGGAGATATTGACAAATTTCTGGGTGACGGGGTAATGGCCATTTTCGAGAATGCAGAGGATTCCATACAAGCGGCCATTGATATGATAAACACCGGATTAAAAAAACTGAATCATAATCTACAGATAATGGAGCTTCCCGAAATTAATATCAGAGTGGGGATCAACAGTGGAAATCTGATTCAGGGTAATATTGGAAATGAAGAAAGAAAAGACTGGACCGTTGTAGGAGATGTGGTCAATACGGCCTACCGGATTGAAGAATCCGCTGACCCCGGAAGCATTCGTATATCCGAGTATACCATAGAAAGATTAAAAAATCCTGAAAAATATATGTTCGTCAAGGAGATGACACCAAAAGGCAAATCCAATCCCATCAAAGTTTATCGCCCGGCTTAA
- a CDS encoding DUF2490 domain-containing protein — translation MTRILTTLFFLMFFFSVNGQERNFLLWNLNNLEVQLTDKTSVGATEKMHFEPKTGNINLKFGDISVDHKLSKWFEVGVVGRLLWLRRDFGWLLEKRPMIVGDLSTTYKQFEFDFSNRLEYRMYKNVADHFRHRQMFSVEVPPFAFSWFRIYIGEEGFYRFDGEKLHLARLHAGANIIFHKQFEMKVYYVYQKSKKLSQWHTSDVLGINLAVDL, via the coding sequence ATGACCAGAATTTTAACTACATTGTTTTTTTTGATGTTTTTCTTCTCAGTTAACGGCCAGGAGAGGAACTTTTTGCTTTGGAATTTAAACAACCTGGAAGTACAGCTTACCGATAAAACGTCGGTTGGCGCCACTGAAAAAATGCATTTTGAACCTAAAACGGGAAACATTAATTTGAAATTCGGGGATATTTCAGTAGATCACAAGCTCAGTAAATGGTTTGAAGTTGGGGTAGTGGGACGTTTACTCTGGCTTAGGCGGGATTTTGGCTGGCTTTTGGAAAAACGTCCCATGATTGTTGGAGATCTTTCTACCACATATAAGCAGTTTGAATTCGATTTTTCAAACCGTTTGGAATACCGAATGTATAAAAATGTTGCCGATCATTTCAGGCACAGGCAAATGTTTTCGGTGGAAGTACCTCCCTTTGCTTTTTCATGGTTCAGAATTTATATAGGAGAAGAAGGATTTTATCGTTTTGACGGTGAAAAATTACACCTTGCCAGGCTTCATGCAGGTGCCAACATTATATTTCACAAACAATTCGAAATGAAGGTGTATTATGTATATCAAAAAAGCAAAAAATTATCTCAATGGCATACTTCCGATGTGTTGGGGATAAACCTTGCGGTTGACCTTTAA